The DNA sequence GGTCGAGTCCGCGATCGACCTGCTCGTGGTGCTCGACGACGACGGGGTCCCGATCCTGCCATGGGAGGAGGTCCGCGCGATGGACGACGTGCTGTGGCAGCACACCCGGCGGACCGGGCTGACGATCAGCGTGCTGCCGGTCGGGCAGGGCGAGCTCGTCCGCGCCGCCGATCCGACGGTCGTGCGGGCCCGCGCCGAGGCGGTGCGGGTCCGGTGACCCGGCGGGTGAACGGCGGGCTCGCCCGGGCCCGGGTCGAGCTGGGCGGGGCCCGGGTGCTGGCGGAGAACGGCTTCGGCGACGCCGCGGTCTCCCGCGCGTTCCACGCCGCGTTCCGCGCCGCCGAGACCGCGCTGCTGGTGCTGGGGGAGACCCGCGCCGAGCACTCCGAGGTGGTCAGCGCGTTCGTGCGCCGGGTCGTGCGGGAACGGTCGCTGGACCCGCGCGCCGGTCGGCTGCTGCGGTCGCTCTACAACCGGCGGGCGCTGGCCGACCACTCCGACGCGACCGCCCCCGCCGCCGAGGCGCGCGCCGCTCTCGACGACGCCGCGTTCGTCCTCGACGCCGTGGAGGCCTGGCTCGCCGAGCCCGCCCTGTCCACCCCGCCTGCACCGGAGAACGGGGCGACCCGGCGGCCGGAGAAGCCGGTCCGGCGCGGGTCCCGGGCCTGACCGGCCGCAGCGGCGATGACCGCGCGGGTCAGAAGAAGTCCCCGCCGAAGTCGGAGTCGTTGTCGAGCAGGCCCCCGCCGTCGAAGCCGCCGTCGAAGCCCGGGTCGGCTCCGTCGACCCCGCCGTCGAAGCCCGGGTCGTCGAGGGCTGCGCCGTCGGCGAACCCGTCGGCGTAGGCGGCCTGGTCGGCGCCGGCCATCCCGCTGAACAGCGAGGTGAACAGCAACGCCGAGCCGACGCCCCAGGCCCCGGCGACGAGTGCGGGCTTCCACCAGGGCTCGGAGTACCAGCCGCGCGGCACCGGGCGCCCGGCGACGGTCCCGCCGGGGTAGTAGTGGCTGTTGCGGTCGGTCGGTCGGGGCGACGCGCCCAGGCTGCGACCCTCCACCTCGATCTCGCGGTCCTCGGTGACCTCACCGGCGCGGGACTGGCCGGGCAACGGCGGCAGCTCGGGTCCGGGGTCCATGCCCATCGCGGTGCGTGCGGCTCGGACGTAGTAGAGGCCCTCGTAGGCGGTCTCGGTGACCTGCCGGCACTGCGCGGGGGTCCGCGCCTGCTCCATCTGCGAGCCCGCCGCGGTGTAGCGCTCGGCCGCGTCGGCCAGCGCCTGGCGGCTCGCCTCGTCGGTCCCGGTCAGGGCCAGGACCTGGCCGCCGAGCCGTTCCACCCAGCGCCGGGACTCGGCCTGGGCGTCGGCCAGGGCGTCGGCGGAGTCCGCGTTGTGCCGCCGCACCAGCCAGACGACGGCCGCGACGACGGCCAGCACCACGATCAGGGTCAGGACTGTGCTCATGACGGACCTCCTGCCCGCCTCAACGGGCAGGAGGTCGCCTGCGTTCCCTACCGGACGACGTTGACCAGGCGCCCCGGGACGACGATGACCTTCTTCGGCTCGGCCCCGTCCAGCGCGGCGACGACCTTCTCGTCGGCCAGCGCGGCCGTCCGGATGTCGTCCTGGCCGGCGTCGGCGGCGACGACGACCCGGGAGCGGACCTTGCCGTTGACCTGGATCGGGTACTCGACGGTGTCCGCGACCAGGTAGCGCTCGTCGGCGACCGGGAACGGGGCGTAGGCCAGCGTGTCGTCGTGGCCCAGCTTCTGCCACAGCTCCTCGGCGATGTGCGGGGCCAGCGGTGCCAGCATCAGCACCAGCGCCTCCGCGACCTCGCGCTCGACCGGCGTGCCCCGCTTGGTCAGGGCGTTGTTCAGCTCGATCAGCTTCGCGGCGGCGGTGTTGTAGTGCAGCGCGGGGTAGTCGGCGCGGACGCCGGCGATCGCCTTGTTCACGGACCGCAGGATCTCCTCCGACGGCGCCGTGTCGACGACGGTGACCTCACCGGTCGTCTCGTCGACCAGGTTGCGCCACACCCGCTGCAGGAACCGCTGCGGGCCGACGACGTCGCGCGTCGACCACGGGCGGGAGGCGTCCATCGGACCGGTGTACATCTCGTACAGCCGGAAGGTGTCCGCGCCGTAGCGGTCGCACATGTCGTCGGGCGTCACGACGTTCTTCAGCGACTTGCCCATCTTCCCGTACTCCCGGGTGACGGGCTGCCCGTTCCACGTGAAACCGGCGGTGCCGTCCGCCCCCACGACCTCGACGACCTCCTCCGCCGGCACGTAGGTGCCGCGGGCGTCGGTGTAGGCCCAGGCCTGGATGTAGCCCTGGTTGAACAGCTTCCGGAACGGCTCCTCGCTGCTCACGTGGCCCAGGTCGAACAGGACCTTGTGCCAGAACCGCGAGTACAGCAGGTGCAGCACGGCGTGCTCGACCCCGCCGACGTACAGGTCGACGCCGCCCGGGTCGGCGATCGACCGCGCCGTGTCCTTGCCGATCCAGTACTTCTCGGCCTCGGCGGAGACGAACCGCTCGGTGTTCTCCGGGTCCAGGTAGCGCAGGTAGTACCAGCACGACCCGGCCCACTGCGGCATCGTGTTCGTCTCGCGGCGGTACTGCTTCGGGCCGTCGCCCAGGTCCAGCTCGACGGCCACCCACTCGTGCGCCCGGGACAGCGGCGGCTCCGGCTCGGAGTTCGCGTCGTCCGGGGCGTAGGTCTTGGGCGAGTAGTCGTCGACGTCGGGCAGGACGACGGGCAGCTGGTCCTCGGGCAGCGCGATCGGACCGTGCTCGTCCCAGACGACCGGGAACGGCTCGCCCCAGTAGCGCTGCCGGGAGAACAGCCAGTCGCGCAGCTTGTACTGCACGACGCCCTCGCCCGCGCCCGTCGCGGCCAGCCAGTCGATGATCGTGCGCTTGGCCTCGTCGACGCCCAGCCCGTTCAGGCTGATCTCGTCGTTCGCGGAGTTGATGGTCGGGCCGTCGCCGGTGTAGGCGCCACCGTCCCAGTCCGACGGCGGCGCCACCGTGCGCACGTGCGGCAGCCCGAACGCGGCGGCGAAGTCCCAGTCGCGGGTGTCCTCGGCGGGCACCGCCATGATCGCGCCGGTGCCGTAGCCCATCAGCACGTAGTCGGCGACGAACACCGGGACGGCCGCGCCGTTCACCGGGTTGGTGGCGTACGCGCCGGTGAACACACCGGTCTTGTCCTTGTTCTCCTGCCGGTCCAGCTCCGACTTGCGCGCGGCCTCGGCGCGGTACGCGGCGACGGCCCCGGCGGGCGTCGCGGCGCCACCGGTCCAGCGGGGATCTGTGCCGTCCGGCCACTGCGCCGGGACCAGCGAGGACACCAGCGGGTGCTCGGGCGCCAGCACCATGTAGGTGGCGCCGAACAGGGTGTCCGGGCGGGTCGTGAAGACCTCGACGGCGTCGTCGGAACCGACCACGGGGAACCGGACGCGGGCCCCCTCGGAGCGGCCGATCCAGTTGCGCTGCATCGCCTTGACCGACTCCGGCCAGTCGACCCGGTCCAGGTCGTCGGCCAGCCGGTCGGCGTAGGCGGTGATCCGCATCATCCACTGCTTCAGGTTGCGGCGGAAGACGGGGAAGTTGCCGCGCTCGGAGCGGCCGTCGGGGGTGACCTCCTCGTTCGCCAGCACGGTGCCCAGGCCGGGGCACCAGTTGACCGGGGCCTCGGAGATGTAGGCCAGCCGGTGGCCGTCGATCGCCGCGCGCCGCTCGCCCTCGGACAGCTCGGCCCACGGACGGCCGTCCGGGGTCGGGCGGGTGCCGGCCTCGAACTCGGCACGCAGCTCGGAGATCGGGCGGGCGCGGTCGGCGTCGGTGTCGTACCAGGACTCGAAGATCTCGCGGAAGATCCACTGGGTCCAGCGGTAGAACTCGATGTCGGTGGTGGACACCGAGCGGCGCGGGTCGTGGCCCAGGCCCAGCTGACGCAGCTGCTGCCGGTAGCGGGCGATGTTGGTCTCGGTCGTCGTCCGCGGGTGCGTCCCGGTCTGCACGGCGTACTGCTCGGCGGGCAGTCCGAAGGCGTCGAAGCCCATCGGGTGCAGCACGTTGTGGCCGTTCATCCGCAGGTAGCGGCCCAGCACGTCGGTGCCGATGAAGCCCAGCGGGTGCCCGACGTGCAACCCCGCCCCGGAGGGGTAGGGGAACATGTCCATCAGGTAGACCTTCGGCTTCTCCGAGCCGGGCTGCCCCGGGTCGGGGGCGTGGAAGGTCTGCTCGGTCTCCCAGAAGTCCTGCCACTTCCGCTCGATGCGGGCGGCCATCTCGGCGTCGTAGCGGTACGCCGGGCGGTCCGCACGCTGCTCGGACGCGGTCGTGGTCTCGGTGCTCATGTCCGTCTCACCTCGGGGATGCCTGTCGTGACGGCCCGACTCGGGGCCCGGAACACGTCGCGGCCGCTCGTGCGCATCACGCAGGAGGGGCCGTCGCGGCGCCGTGTTGTGGCTACGACGCCGCGCCGGGAAGTCGGCGGGCCGTGCACATGTGACCAGGGTAGCCGGGGCGGGCGCCCCCGTTCCTCCGGGTTCTACCCTGGTCACGTGCCCACGACGCTCCGCCTGCTCCTTGCCGCCCTGCTCCTGCTGGCCGGGGTGGTCCTCGTCGTCCTCGCCGTGCTGGGGGCGACCGGCCGGCTGCCGCGCAACCGCTTCGTCGGTGTCCGCACCGCCGACAGCCTGCGGACCGCCGACGCGTTCGCGATCGCCAACCGGGTGGCCGCGCCGCCGGTCGGGGCCGCCGGGGTGATCGCCCTGGTCGGCGGGACGGTGCTGCTGGCCCTGGACCGCCCCGGCGCCGCCCCGTGGGTGCTCGGCGCGATCGCGCTGGTCGGGACGGTCGTGCTCGCCGGACTCGGTGGCGCGGTCGGGGCGCGGGCCGCCTGCGCGGCGATCGCCGCGCAGGCCGCGGCCCCGAGCTGCGGTGGGGTCTGCGCCGGCTGCGACCTGGTGGCCGGCTGCCGCGACGCGACCGGCACCGAGCCGGGCTCGGAGCCCGGGGCCCGCACCGGCCTGTCCCACGAGGCCTGACCGGGCCCACCAGCCGCGGGAACCCGGCCCGCCGGTGAACGGGCCGATGACCTCGTCGGTGCCCCGGCCCCCGTAGAACCCGCCGGGCTGCGGGCGGACCGTCTCCCCGTCGAGGGTGATCCGCTCGAACGGCGCCACGTGGACCGCGACGTGGTCGGCCGCGTCAGTTCCAGGCCGGATCCCGCGGGAACGTGGCGAGCAGCGCCAGCGGGACGCCCTGGCGGCGCAGCACCCGTTCCCACAGCTGGTCGTAGACGGTGGTCAGCAGGTCGTCGGGCAGGCCGGGGACGACGTACCAGTCACCCCGGGCGATCTCCCCACCCAGCTGACCCGCGTCCCAGCCGGAGTAGCCGGCGAAGATCCGCAGGCCGCGCAGCCGCCGCGCGAGCGGGGCCGGGTCGGAGTCGAGGTCGACCAGCTGCACCGGCGGCCGGACCGGCATCAGCCCACCGATCTCGCTGCCGGTCTCCCCGGTCCGCAGGGCGGCCAGGCAGAGCGCGGTGCGGACCTCCACCGGCCCGCCGACGAACATGGTCCCGGGGTCGCTGGTGAGCCCGGCCCAGCGCGGGAGCACGTCCCGCACGGCGGCCTGGCCCGGCCGGTTGAGCACGACCCCGAGGCTGCCCTGCGGACGGTGCTCGATCATGTAGACGACCGTCCGGGAGAAGTTCGGGTCGCCCAGACCGGGGGCGGCGACGAGCAGACTCCCCGGCGTGACCGGGGGAAGAGCGGCGCCTCGCGTGGCGCGGTGTTCCCGCACGGGTCCATGTTCGCACCTACGACGCGGACGCGGTTCTGCCACCCGTTCGCCGTAGCGTCGTACTCCGGACATGATAGTTCATACGTTCGTGTAGGACGTACGTACACCGAAGTGTACGTTCGTACAGGACGTACGTCCTGGTCAGAGGTTCTCGGCCGCCCACGCCCGCAGCGCGGCCTCGGCCTGCTCGGCGTCCATCGGCCCCTGCTCCATCCGCAGCGCCAGCATGTGCCGGTAGGCCTTCCCGACGGCCGGCCCCGGCGGGATGCCCAGCAGCTCCATGATCCGGTTGCCGTCCAGATCGGGGCGGATCGCGTCGAGCTCCTCCTGCTTGCGCAGCTCGGCGATCCGGTTCTCCAGGCCGTCGTAGTTGCGCTGCAGGGCCGCGGCCCGGCGCCGGTTGCGCGTGGTGCAGTCCGAGCGGACCAGCTGGTGCAGCCGCCCCAGCAGCGGCCCGGCGTCGGCGACGTAGCGGCGCACGGCCGAGTCGGTCCACTCGCCCTTGCCGTATCCGTGGAACCGCAGGTGCAGGTAGACGAGCTGGCACACGTCGTCGACCAGGGCCTTCGGGTACTTGAGCGCCCGCAGTCGCTTGCGGGCCATCTTCGCCCCGACCACCTCGTGGTGGTGGAACGAGACCCGCCCGTCCGGCTCCTTGCGCCGGGTCGCCGGCTTGCCGATGTCGTGCAGCAGCGCGGCCAGGCGCAGCGTGAGGTCCGGCCCGTCGGTCTCGCGCTCGATCGCCTGCTCCATCACGACGAGCGAGTGGGTGTAGACGTCCTTGTGCTGCATGTGCTCGTCGGTCTCCAGCTGCATCGCCGGGACCTCGGGGACGACGTGCCGGGCCAGACCGGTGTCGCAGAGCAGCTCCAGACCCCGCCGGGGGTGCTCGCCGAGCATCAGCTTGGTGAACTCGGCCTGCACCCGCTCGGCGGTGATCCGGGTCAGCTCGTCGGCCATCGCCGTCATCGCGGTGGTGACCCGCGCGGCGGGGGAGAAGCCGAGCTGGGAGACGAACCGGGCGGCGCGCAGCATCCGCAGCGGGTCGTCGGAGAAGGAGCGCTCCGGGGTGTCCGGGGTGTCCAGGACGCCCTGGGCGAGCGCGGCGAACCCGCCGTGCGGGTCGACGAAGCGGCGCCGCGGCCCGGTCAGCTCGACCGCCATGGCGTTGACCGTGAAGTCGCGGCGCACGAGGTCGCCCTCGACGGTGTCGCCGAAGCGGACCTCGGGGTTGCGGGAGGTGCCGTCGTAGGTGTCGGCGCGGAAGGTCGTCACCTCGAGGGTCTGCCCGTCGCGACGCAGTCCGACGGTCCCGAACGCGATCCCGGTGTCCCAGACCGCCTCGGCCCAGCCGCGCACGATCGCGAGGATCTGCTCGGGGCGGGCGTCGGTGGTGAAGTCGAGGTCGCCGGAGTCCCGGGTCGACGCGCCGGTACCGCGCAGCACGGCGTCGCGGACGCTGCCGCCGACGAGGTAGAGCAGGTGCCCACGGGCGGCGAACCGGGCGGCCAGCTCGTCGGCGACGGCCAGGACGTCGAGCAGTGCGACCACGGCGTTCTCCTGTGCTCGCTGCAACTCGTCCGGGTCCGGGGCGGATCCGGCCGGGGGCCGGGTCACCTGTCGGGCGGTGGAGGACGGGGACGACGAGGACACGACGGGCCAGTCTAGGCAACGCGCCCGGCCGCCGGGCACGGGTCCTCCGGTCGTCCCGCACCGTCCGACCGGTGATCGACGACGGGGCGACCGGGTGACGCCACGGCCGAGGGCGGCTCGTCGACCCCCCTTCGGGCCACCTCCTCGTTACCATCGCCACATGTCCCCCTCCCGCGGCCGCTCCTCGGCAGGGCGCGGCGCGGAACCCGGCCGTGAGAGCCGGGGCGCACGCGCCGGCCGTGCCGGGCGCTCCGACCGGTCCCCGGACGGTCGTCGCCGGCTGCGCACGGTGGACGAGACGTCCGCCGGTGGGCTCGTCGTGCATCCCGAGACCGGCGCCGCCGCGCTGATCGGCCGGCTGGACCGCCGGGGCCGGTTGCTGTGGTCGCTGCCCAAGGGCCACATCGAGGCCGGTGAGACCGCAGAGCAGGCCGCGGTGCGCGAGGTGCAGGAGGAGACCGGCATCATCGGTGAGGTGCTGGCTCCCCTGGGCACCATCGACTTCTGGTTCGTCGCCGAGGACCGGCGCGTCCACAAGACGGTCCACCACTACCTGATGCGCGCCCTCGGCGGCGAGCTCTGCGACGAGGACGTCGAGGTATCCGAGGTGGCCTGGGTTCCGCTCGACGAGCTCGAGGGCCGTCTCGCCTACGCCGACGAGCGCCGGCTGATCCGGCATGCGGCCGACCTGCTGGAGGAGACGGCGTGAGCCGGGTCGCGGCCCTGGTCGCGATCGTGCTCACCGCGGTGGTGGCGCTGTTCCTCCCCGCGGCGTTCCCGGCGGGCGCCCCGCACGCCGCCGCCCGGGACAGTCCGGTGCAGCAACCGGTGCGGCAACCGGCCCAGCAGGCCGCCGCCCCGGTCCGGCTCGACGTCGCCACGATGACCCCGCGGGTGGTGACGTCGGCGGGGCCGGGTGAGCTCGTCGTCACCGGCACCGTCACCAACACCGGCCCAGGGACCGTCGACGACCTGGCCGTCCGGGTGCAGCGCGGGCCGGCGCTCGCCGGTGAGGCGGCGCTGCGGACCGCGCTGGCCGGGGAGGCCGCGGTCGACGACGCGACGCCGCCGTTCGCCGACCTCGGCCCGCTCCCGTCGGGTGCGTCGGTCCCGTTCCGCTACGCCGTCCCGCTCACCGGGCCCCCGCAGTCGACGCTGGCGCTGCCCGACCCGGGCACCTACCCGCTGCTGGTCAACCTCAACGGGACGGTCGACGGCGCGCCGTCGCGGCTGGCCGGGGTCCGCACGTTGCTGCCGGTGTCGTCGCTCCCGGGGGCCGCGTCGCCGCCGGCGCCGGGGGCCACCGCGCCGGTGACGATGCTGTACCCGATCACCGACCCCCCGCGCCGGGTCCCGCCGCTGCCCGGCGAACCGCCGCTGCTGACCGACGACGACCTCGCGGTCTCCTTCGCCCAGGGCGGGCGGCTGCGCGGGCTGGTCGAGGCGCTGGGCTCCGCGGCGCCCGCCGGGTCCCCGACCCGGTCCGCGCTCTGCCTGGCGATCGACCCCGAGCTCGTCGCCACCGCGGCCGCCATGCGCGACGGCTACGACGTCGTCACCGGCCCCGACGAGTCCGAGCCGGGGCGCGGCGCGGAGGCGGCGGGCCAGTGGCTGGCGGCGCTGACCGCGGCCGCGCGCGGGACCTGCGTGATCGCCCTGCCGCCGTCGGACGCCGACCTGGTCGCCCTGGTCCGCGGCGGCCAGGCCGACCTCGTCCGGACCGCGTTGGACAGCGGCCGCCGGACCCTGTCCGCCGAGCTCGGGACCACCGTCCTCGACGGCGTCGTGTGGCCCGTCGACGGCGTCGTCGACGAGGCAACGCTGGACGCGCTCGGCGGCGGGACCCGGCTGCTGCTCTCCGCCGACGGGGTGACCGGCGCGACGGCGTCGGGCCGGGTGCGGGTGGGCGGCTCCGACGGCACCGGCCGGGACGGCGACGAGTCCGCGCTGCTCACCGACCCGCTGCTCACCGAGGCCGCGACCGGACCCGCCGGTATCGAGGTGCAGCAGGGGGCCGCGGGCGGGCTCGCCGGCCAGGACCTCGCCGGGGCCCTCGCGCTGCGCGCCGGGGAGGCCGACGGGCCGCTGGTCGTCGCGCCGCCGCACCGCTGGGCCGCGGACGGACCGGCTGCTGCCGGGGTGCTGACCGCCCTGACCTCGCTGATCCAGGACGGCCGGATCGCCCCGACCGGCCTGCCCACCCTCACCGGGGGCGAGATCCGGACCGGCGGGACACAGCTGTTCTACCCACCGCAGGCCGGCGGCGCGGAGATCCCGGGGAGCATCGTGTCCGGGGTGGCCGACCAGGTCAGGACGATCGAGGCGCTGCGCGCCGCGGCCGAGGCCCGCACCGGGGTCGGGGCGAGCCCCGCCGACGTGTTCGACCCGCTGGTGACCGGCACCCTGCGGACGGTGTCGTCGTGGTGGCGGGGCGACCCGGCGCGCGCCGAGCAGGAGCAGACCGTCGTCGCCGACCGGGTGGCCCAGATCCGCGCCTCGGTGCGGGTGGTCGAGCCGCCCAGCCCGTACTCGCTCGGGACCAGCGACGCACCGCTGCTGATCACCGTAGCCAACGGGCTGCCGGTGACGATGAACGTGCGGGTGGTGCTGTCGAGCACCACCGGTCTGCGGGTCGCCCCGATCGAGGTGCAGGCGGTACCGCCGCGCGGCCGCGTCCAGGTTCGGGTCAGTGCCCAGGTCACCCGCTCCGGGGTGTTCAGCGTGGACGCCGGCCTGCTCACCCCGGACGGCGTCGCGCTCGGGCCGGACACCCGGCTGCGGGTCCGGTCGACCGTCTACGGAACGGTCACCGTCTGGCTGACCGCGATCGCGGGCGGCGTCCTCGTGGTCCTGGTGGTCCGACGGGTGCTGCGCAGGCTGCGTCCGGCCGCCGCACCCGGTCCGTCCGGTGGCCCGGGACCCGGCCCCGGACCGGGCCCGCCCCCCGACGCCCCCGTGCCACCGGGGCCGGCGCCGTCCGGACACGCCCACCGCTCCTGAGCCCGGGAGGGACGTCGGGGAGACACCGGGGAGGGATCGGGGGGAGACAAGGAACACCGACGTCGTTCGCCGTACGGTATTGACCGCTCGTCGCATCACCGCTGCTTTCGGGCGAATCGCGAGGATGGGTAGGCAAACCGATCGGCGCCCGTCACCGAAGACAGGGGAGACGGGTCCGGGGGCGTGTTCTCGGCTCGTCCGCATCCGACCGAGTGCCGTAGGCTGACGCCGGACACGACACCGAGCGCCAGGGGAGGGCGAGGCCGTTGAGCGGGCAGATCGGCGAGCGCACTGCCCGGACCGGCCCCCACCCCGTCGAGGACGACGTGGCACCTCGTCCGCACCCGTCGCTCGACCCCGTCGACGCCGCGGCGACCGCCGACGCACCCGGGACCGCCGACGCACCCGGGACCGCCGACGCACCCGGGACCGCCGGGGCGCCCGCGGACGAACAGCCGACGGCCGCCGTTCCCGCCGTTCCGGCCCAGGCCCGGCCCACCGAGCGCATCCCGGCCGTCCGCGAGACCGCGAGCACGACGGCGGGCTCGCCGCTCACCGAGCGCTACGTGCTCCGCCAGCGGATCGGGTCCGACCCGGCCGCCGGGGCGGAGTTCTGGCGCGCCGAGGACACCGTGCTGCGCCGTCCCGTCGGCGTCACGCTGCTGCGCAGGCTGCCCGCCGACGACCGTTCCGACGACCCCGAGGGCACCGCCCGCGCCGGTGAGATGATCGTGCGCGCCCTGCGCTCGGGCTGCTTCGAGCACTCCGGCAGTGCCCGGCTGCTCGACGTCCTGGCCCCGGGCACGCACGGCCTGCCTGCCGACGTCCTGGGCGCCGCCGTCGCCGAGTGGGTGCCCGGGCGGTCGTTGGCCGAGACCGTGGCCGAGGGCCCGGTCCGCGCGCAGCGGGCCGCGAAGGCCGTCGAGACCCTGTCGGCCGCCGCCACCGAGGCCCACCAGCAGGGCCTGGTCCTCGGCTGCGACCACCCGCAGCGGGTCCGGATCACCCCGGACGGTCGCGCCATGCTGGCCTTCCTGCTCCCGCGCCCGTCGGTGTCCGCCGCGGACGACGTCCGCGGGCTCGGCGGGGTCCTCTACTGCCTGCTCACCCGGCGCTGGCCGCTGTCGGTGTCCGACGCCGCCCGGGCCGGGCTCGTCGCCGCCGACCGCACGCCCGCGGGCCGGCTGCGCCCGGCGTCGCAGCTGCGCCCCGGGGTGCCGCTGGAGCTGGACACGCTGTGCAGCGGAGCGCTCGGCCAGGGCGACGGCGTCAGCCGGGTGCACACCGCCGCGGCGATGCACCGGATGCTGGCGGACGTCGTCGCGGAGGACGCCGACCAGGCGTTCTTCCCACCGGTGCACGACGGCGCCCCCGCCGAGCCGGACGACGTGTGGCAGGACTCCGACCGGCTGCCCGACACCCGCAACGACCCCCGGCGCCGCCGCAACCTGCGGATCGGCCTCGGAGTGCTCGCCGTCGGCGTGCTGGCCCTGCTCGGGTGGGTCGCCGTGCAGCTGGGCATGCTGTTCGGTGGCGGTGGCACCCCGCCGGTCGTGATCCCGCCCGCGGCGAGCGCACCGGTGCAGCAGCAGGTGCCCGCCCCGCAGGACCCGGCCGCACCGTCGGGGACGGGCGTCGCGGTGCAGGGCGTGTCGGCGACGGTGTTCGACCCGGTCGGCGACGCGGACAACGCCGGCACCGTCGGCAACGTCGTCGACGGCGACCCCTCCACCGTGTGGAGCACGAGCCGCTACTTCCAGCCCTTCCCGGCGCTCAAGCCCGGGATCGGCGTGCTGGCCTCGTTCGGCGCCGCCGAACCGCTCACCGGGCTCACCATCGACTCGCCGACCGCGAGTGCGGTCGTGCAGGTCCGCTCGGCCCCGTCCGCCGCGCCGACGCTGGGGGACACGACGCTGCTCGACACCGTCACCCTGTCCGCGGGACGGACGACGGTCGGGCTCGACC is a window from the Pseudonocardia sp. HH130629-09 genome containing:
- a CDS encoding protein kinase family protein gives rise to the protein MSGQIGERTARTGPHPVEDDVAPRPHPSLDPVDAAATADAPGTADAPGTADAPGTAGAPADEQPTAAVPAVPAQARPTERIPAVRETASTTAGSPLTERYVLRQRIGSDPAAGAEFWRAEDTVLRRPVGVTLLRRLPADDRSDDPEGTARAGEMIVRALRSGCFEHSGSARLLDVLAPGTHGLPADVLGAAVAEWVPGRSLAETVAEGPVRAQRAAKAVETLSAAATEAHQQGLVLGCDHPQRVRITPDGRAMLAFLLPRPSVSAADDVRGLGGVLYCLLTRRWPLSVSDAARAGLVAADRTPAGRLRPASQLRPGVPLELDTLCSGALGQGDGVSRVHTAAAMHRMLADVVAEDADQAFFPPVHDGAPAEPDDVWQDSDRLPDTRNDPRRRRNLRIGLGVLAVGVLALLGWVAVQLGMLFGGGGTPPVVIPPAASAPVQQQVPAPQDPAAPSGTGVAVQGVSATVFDPVGDADNAGTVGNVVDGDPSTVWSTSRYFQPFPALKPGIGVLASFGAAEPLTGLTIDSPTASAVVQVRSAPSAAPTLGDTTLLDTVTLSAGRTTVGLDPGRPTQHVLLWITNLGPNNQTQIDDITFRRTAP